From the genome of Blautia hydrogenotrophica DSM 10507:
GAACACAGGAGCAGTTCCGGTGCAGGAAAAGTATGCACTGACGATTCGGGAAGCATCGGAATATTTCAGCATTGGCACAAAGAAAATGAGACGTCTGGCGGAAGATAATCTGGGCAGGTTTGCGATTTATAGCGGGAACCGCTACCTCATAATCCGCACAAAATTTGAAAAATTTATGGAGGAAACTTCTACGATATAACTTCTTTTTCTCTGCCAAAAGTAGTTGCTATTTCTCCTGTTTAGAGTGATGAATGTCATGACCAAAGAGACAGGAGGTGGCACGATGCAGGAAATTCATAAGACTCCAGGAAGCCGGAAGGTAGAGATTCCGATCAGCGAAAAGTATATGCTGACTATTAACGAGGCGGCTGCCTATTTCAGTATTGGAGTTAAGAAGTTAAGGAGAATGGCAGAAGACAATGAGGGAAAGTTTGCGATTACAATGGGCAGCCGATACCTTATTGTCCGGGAAAAATTTGAAGAATATATTGATTCTTTAATCAATGAAGAAAATGAGGACGAACCGGATGAGCAAACCGATTCTTAAAGAAAAAGATATTTTAAATCCAAATGAGGCGATTGAACTATTTGTACTCAGCAGAAGAAAGTTTTATAAGCTGCTGAAAGAAAACCGGAATCTGGGATTTCTGGCTATGTATGGTTCCAGAAAGCTGATTATCCGGTCAGAATTCCAGAAATACCTGGATAAGCACCCAGAATTAAAAAGGAGGGGAAGCTGATGGCAGGCAGGAGGCGTGACTCCAAGCACCGGGTTCTCCGTCGGGGAGAATCCATCCGGGCGGATGGGAAATACCAGTTTAAGTACCATGTGAATGGGACTCCGCATTTTGTATATAGTTGGCGGCTGGAGCCGACGGACAAACTGCCGGCAGGGAAAAAGCCCTGCCTGTCCCTTCGGGAACTGGAAAAGCAGATCGGTTATGACTTGGATTCTTTATCTGATCCCACAGGAAAGAACATGACAGTGGAGGAACTGGTAGAAAGGTATCTGTCAACGAAAACGGGAGTAAAGCCGAATACCCTGGCGAATTACAATTTTGTGAAGAATCTTATGAAAAAGGAGCCATTTAATGGTAAGAAGATTTCCCAAGTCAAGACTTCGGACGCAAAGCTGTTTTTGATCAAACTTCAGCAGGACGGCAGAAGGTACAGCACAATCAAGACAGTCCGGGGCGTGCTGCGGCCCGCTTTTCAGATGGCGGTGGATGATGATGTTCTCCGCAAAAACCCATTTGGGTTTGAGCTTGCCACGGTGGTAGTCAACGACAGCGTGACCAGGGAGGCGATTACCAGAAAACAGATGCGGCAGTTCTTGAAATTCGTCCATGACGATAATGTGTACTGTAAGTATTACGAAGTAGTTTATATCCTTTTTCATACAGGAATGCGTATTTCGGAATTTTGCGGACTGACACTGAAGGATCTGGATATGAAGAACCGGATTATAAATATTGACCACCAGTTACAAAGAACTTCCGATATGCGGCTGATAATCGAATCAACGAAAACCAATGCAGGAACCAGAAAACTGCCTATGTCCGAAGATGTATTCCGGTGTTTCCAGGCTATCATTGAGGACCGGGAAGCACCAAGATATGAGAGAGTGGTGGACGGATACACAGGATTTCTGTTTACGGATAAGGAGGGTCTTCCCCTGGTGGCGATGCATTGGGAGCATCGGTTTAACCATATGGTAAAGCGGTACAACGATATTTACCGGGTTCAGATGCCGAATATCACACCTCATGTCTGCCGCCACACTTACTGCAGCAATATGGCGAAGTCAGGTATGAATCCAAAGACACTCCAGTATCTGATGGGGCATAGCGATATCGGAGTAACGCTGAACACCTATACCCATCTGGGGCTGGAGGATGCCATGGATGAGTTAAAGCGGGTGGAAGAACTGGAGAATGCCAGGAAGGAAATGGAAAAGATAAACGGAGAGGGGACAGTTTCACAGAAAATGTTCCGGATAATATAATATGGAAAGAATGAAGGCGCTCTGCTATGGCAGGGCGTTTTTTAACAATTTTTTCATTACATATCTGCAATTATATGGTAAAATTAATGCTATTAAAGCGTAGGTGCTATCAGCTATGAAAGAGGTTTATTATATGGAACATACAGGGCACATAAAGATAAATAGGAAGAATGTGCCTTATCATTTGGTTGATGATAAGGTGACACTGATACCTTTTGATACATACTCGGCACTTATTCCAAGTGAGATTAAAGAAAAAGAAATTATAAAAGGAATTACAACAGGAAATAGAGAAGTTGCATTTTTGAATTGTAAGTATTCTAGCAATAGGCTTGCATATCAAGTTTTGATAATTTCATCGTGTAATACAGGGTTATATGAAGATATATCGTCATTTGATAGGATTTGTTTTGAAGGCAAGCCGGTAAATGTGTTTGCAGGACCGGGAAGGGCATATATTTCGGAAGATGGTTATGATATATCGGAAAGGATGAAATCGATAACTCCTAGAAATTGGGATGATCTTAATACAGAGACAAATCTTAAAATTAAAAATAGAGAAATGAAATTATCAATAGATTATTGTATTTGGCATAATAAAAAATTTATTGAGACTTCAATGGGGGAAGCAATTCCTCGTTTTTGCATTGAATATAACAAGACCTTATCAATAAAAAATATACCAGCAATATATTTACAGGTATATGACTTCTTTTCTTTTTTAAGTTTTAGGAGAAATGTCACTTTTGATAAAATATATATTCAGAGAAAAATTGAGGGGAAATATGCTAAAGCTGCAGAAGTAATAGTAAATTCGAAGAATTTTGGAGATTACAATAATACAGAAAGAAATTCTATTATTATTGATGACTGTCGTAAAAATTTTGGTAGTTTATTTAAGTGTGTGGTTCAAAGGCGTTCTCAAAAAATTTATGATAATTTTTATATACCAAAAAACGGGAAAGAGAGTTCACAGCTTACCTATGAAAAATTTTTATCATGTGCATTAAGTTTGGAAAGTGAGTATGCACGACTATATCCAAGTAAAAAGGATGAAAATGAAAAATTTGCATATATACAAGGATTGTTTCAAGAATCCGCAGACAAGATGGATATGTTGTTTGCTTTAGCAGCGGAGAATAGAATATCGCGTGATGAATTTGAAAAATGCTTTTATGGTGATGTAAATTCAAGATTGAAAATTTTTTTTGACAGTATGTCAAAAACGAAAGCTAAATCATACCAAAGCTATTATGTAAAAATAGTTGATGCATTGTCAAAAATAGATTATAGCTTGGGCGAAAAGTATAAGAATGCGTTAAATATGCATATGGATTTGGTAAAACCTGTTATAGATAGAATGAGTTCCGCTAATGGCGTGGCATTTCCAAGTGCAAATGAGGCAGGGAAAATATTTGCAGATTTTAGGAATGGAATTGCCCACGGAAATCCACCAGATATAGAAAAGATTCATTGTGTGCTTTTTGAAGTGGCCAGAGCATTGATTTATATAATGATATTGAAAAATGCGGGAATAGATGAAGAAAGTATTAAAAATATAGTAAAAAAGCTGTTTTGAGGATAGGCTGATTTGAGGTAGTATTTTGAATATTGATTTTTACATTACGGACCATTGAATTTATGCTAAAATAAGACGGTAGTAACACACCCCTATTCTTACTACGTTTTTACTACGATTGACGGCCTCAACTTGCCACATTTTGCCGCGTTTTGCTTATTTTGTGATTGTTTTAACAATCTCAGCGGCAGCT
Proteins encoded in this window:
- a CDS encoding excisionase, with the protein product MQESNKNTGAVPVQEKYALTIREASEYFSIGTKKMRRLAEDNLGRFAIYSGNRYLIIRTKFEKFMEETSTI
- a CDS encoding excisionase, which encodes MQEIHKTPGSRKVEIPISEKYMLTINEAAAYFSIGVKKLRRMAEDNEGKFAITMGSRYLIVREKFEEYIDSLINEENEDEPDEQTDS
- a CDS encoding excisionase codes for the protein MSKPILKEKDILNPNEAIELFVLSRRKFYKLLKENRNLGFLAMYGSRKLIIRSEFQKYLDKHPELKRRGS
- a CDS encoding tyrosine-type recombinase/integrase, which encodes MAGRRRDSKHRVLRRGESIRADGKYQFKYHVNGTPHFVYSWRLEPTDKLPAGKKPCLSLRELEKQIGYDLDSLSDPTGKNMTVEELVERYLSTKTGVKPNTLANYNFVKNLMKKEPFNGKKISQVKTSDAKLFLIKLQQDGRRYSTIKTVRGVLRPAFQMAVDDDVLRKNPFGFELATVVVNDSVTREAITRKQMRQFLKFVHDDNVYCKYYEVVYILFHTGMRISEFCGLTLKDLDMKNRIINIDHQLQRTSDMRLIIESTKTNAGTRKLPMSEDVFRCFQAIIEDREAPRYERVVDGYTGFLFTDKEGLPLVAMHWEHRFNHMVKRYNDIYRVQMPNITPHVCRHTYCSNMAKSGMNPKTLQYLMGHSDIGVTLNTYTHLGLEDAMDELKRVEELENARKEMEKINGEGTVSQKMFRII